In Deinococcus psychrotolerans, a genomic segment contains:
- a CDS encoding RNA polymerase sigma factor, which yields MEDTDEVLMNRMAGGDEAALTALYGRYAPYLYGLGRRMLRQQDDVETCVQDAFFNAWKAAGRFDPSRASVKTWLVTIAHNRMLQALRDRPETGLDLEEWDAPTASPDRIEQVIAQRAVDILGEPEKTLVILAFYQGFSHSELNERTGLPLGSIKTYLRRALAQMRVFLETPVASPASVPPLSPSVPSINPAKGGQQDAE from the coding sequence GTGGAAGACACTGACGAAGTGCTGATGAACCGAATGGCTGGCGGCGACGAAGCGGCCTTGACGGCGCTGTATGGGCGCTACGCTCCGTATCTTTACGGCCTGGGCCGCCGGATGCTGCGTCAGCAAGACGACGTGGAAACCTGTGTACAAGACGCTTTTTTCAATGCTTGGAAGGCAGCAGGCCGCTTTGATCCCAGTCGGGCCAGCGTCAAGACGTGGCTGGTCACGATTGCCCATAACCGAATGCTTCAAGCGCTCCGAGACCGGCCCGAAACGGGTCTAGACCTCGAAGAGTGGGACGCGCCGACGGCCTCGCCAGACCGCATCGAGCAAGTCATCGCTCAGCGGGCAGTGGATATTCTCGGTGAACCGGAAAAAACGCTAGTGATTTTGGCGTTTTATCAGGGCTTTTCGCACAGCGAACTCAATGAGCGCACCGGTCTACCACTGGGCAGCATCAAAACCTACTTGCGCCGCGCCCTGGCGCAAATGCGGGTCTTTTTAGAAACGCCGGTGGCTTCACCCGCCTCCGTACCGCCCCTTTCCCCGAGCGTTCCGTCTATCAATCCGGCCAAAGGAGGTCAGCAAGATGCCGAATAA
- the truB gene encoding tRNA pseudouridine(55) synthase TruB produces MPIYVVDKPLGLTSHDVVGRARRILNTKQVGHTGTLDPLATGVLVLCVGGSTKLVQFMERDSKDYLAFISLGAATPTLDAEGPVTETAFVPELDAQAIEAVLQGFTGPQQQIPPQYSALHVGGVRAYAVARAGGQIELPARSVTLHELKLLGIYGSLSAAPRTFCPAPDGRWNASPVGITIHLPPPLGDFPTLLVWARVGSGTYLRSLARDVGAALGVPAHLSGLIRTRAGRFELSQAAPLEQLGEAAGLPDLSAIDLPILEATPEMALHLRQGKRPTDARVGRFTVLLSGALVAVVDGDGQHLKVVRAWSEEAGESGT; encoded by the coding sequence ATGCCGATTTACGTCGTTGACAAACCGCTGGGCCTGACCTCGCACGATGTGGTGGGGCGGGCGCGGCGCATCCTGAACACCAAGCAGGTCGGGCACACCGGCACACTCGACCCACTGGCCACCGGCGTGCTGGTGCTGTGCGTGGGCGGCAGCACCAAGCTGGTGCAGTTCATGGAGCGCGACAGCAAGGATTATCTGGCCTTTATCAGTCTGGGCGCAGCCACCCCGACGCTGGACGCCGAGGGGCCAGTCACCGAGACGGCTTTCGTGCCCGAATTAGACGCCCAAGCCATCGAAGCCGTCTTACAGGGCTTCACCGGCCCGCAGCAGCAAATTCCGCCACAGTACAGCGCTCTGCACGTCGGCGGCGTGCGGGCTTATGCGGTGGCCCGCGCTGGAGGGCAAATCGAGTTGCCCGCCCGCAGCGTGACACTACACGAACTCAAGTTGCTCGGCATTTACGGCAGCCTCAGCGCCGCGCCACGCACCTTTTGCCCCGCACCAGATGGACGCTGGAACGCCAGCCCGGTAGGGATCACGATTCATTTGCCGCCGCCACTGGGCGACTTTCCCACGCTGCTGGTCTGGGCGCGGGTCGGCAGCGGCACGTATTTGCGCTCACTGGCCCGCGATGTGGGCGCGGCGCTGGGCGTTCCGGCGCACCTGTCGGGCCTGATCCGCACTAGGGCAGGAAGGTTCGAGCTGTCTCAGGCCGCGCCACTTGAGCAACTTGGTGAGGCGGCGGGGCTGCCTGATCTCAGCGCCATCGACTTGCCGATTCTGGAAGCCACGCCCGAGATGGCCCTGCACCTGCGCCAAGGCAAGCGGCCCACCGACGCGCGGGTGGGCCGCTTTACGGTGCTGCTCAGCGGCGCACTGGTGGCCGTCGTGGACGGCGACGGGCAACACCTGAAAGTGGTGCGGGCTTGGAGCGAAGAAGCGGGAGAGAGCGGAACGTAA
- a CDS encoding anti-sigma factor domain-containing protein, translating into MPNNVQSEPSESESEFEEMLSLYAFGLLDAGDAAQVERRLTSEPRWQSELRAFQDTLSALADPAPVPAGSAERLLKRVQAEAQQHAPQQQHPQPASISANLPMPQPPLSEPSDTELLVTRPRPAYLGPLLALGLAAAVAAVLLLPRLSSSPEQQLANYQTQAGAVTTQLNTKDGQKLGTAVRLQDGRAFVLLAKGAPEGKAYQAWQVLGAAPESLGVFNGRSFLTAPLSGKVTFAVSVEPPSGSAQPTTTPILAQVL; encoded by the coding sequence ATGCCGAATAACGTACAGTCAGAACCATCAGAGTCGGAGAGCGAATTTGAAGAGATGCTCAGCTTGTATGCCTTCGGCTTGCTTGACGCAGGCGACGCCGCCCAAGTCGAGCGTCGACTGACCTCTGAACCACGCTGGCAAAGCGAGTTGCGGGCCTTTCAAGATACGCTTTCAGCGCTGGCTGACCCGGCTCCTGTGCCTGCGGGCAGCGCTGAGCGGCTGCTCAAGCGGGTGCAGGCTGAGGCCCAGCAACATGCACCGCAGCAGCAACACCCGCAGCCCGCCAGTATCTCTGCCAACCTGCCGATGCCCCAGCCGCCGCTCTCTGAGCCGTCTGACACCGAACTGCTTGTCACCAGACCGCGCCCCGCTTACCTCGGCCCGCTGCTCGCTTTGGGGCTGGCCGCCGCTGTGGCCGCCGTGCTGCTGCTGCCGCGCCTCAGCTCCTCACCCGAACAGCAACTCGCCAATTACCAAACCCAAGCTGGGGCCGTGACCACCCAACTGAACACTAAAGACGGGCAGAAGCTGGGTACAGCCGTCAGGCTCCAAGATGGCCGCGCCTTTGTGCTGCTGGCCAAGGGCGCTCCGGAGGGCAAGGCTTACCAAGCGTGGCAAGTTTTGGGCGCGGCCCCCGAGTCGCTGGGTGTCTTCAATGGCCGCAGCTTCCTGACCGCGCCGCTGAGTGGCAAAGTGACATTTGCAGTCAGCGTGGAGCCGCCTTCTGGCAGCGCTCAGCCGACAACCACGCCCATTTTGGCGCAGGTGCTTTGA
- a CDS encoding DoxX family membrane protein has product MTWKINALEERLIHWWALHGIMLLRISLGLVFFWFGVLKFFPGISVAQNLATHTISVLTFGLMPPAVSLPLLATWECAIGLGLLTGRFLRLTLLLLLAQMAGTFLPLLFFQRETFNVFPLVPTLEGQYIIKNLVLVSAGLVIGAASRGGRIIYDPGALAVAERLQSLRGRYRRRFHRDP; this is encoded by the coding sequence TTGACTTGGAAGATCAATGCACTGGAAGAACGCCTGATTCATTGGTGGGCGCTGCACGGCATCATGCTGCTGAGGATTTCGCTGGGATTGGTGTTTTTCTGGTTCGGCGTGCTTAAGTTCTTCCCGGGTATCAGTGTGGCGCAGAACCTTGCCACCCACACTATTTCGGTGCTGACCTTCGGCTTAATGCCGCCTGCGGTGAGTTTGCCGCTGCTTGCGACGTGGGAGTGCGCCATTGGGCTTGGTCTGCTGACCGGACGATTTTTGCGCCTCACCTTGCTGCTGCTGCTTGCGCAGATGGCCGGAACTTTTTTGCCACTGCTTTTTTTTCAGCGCGAGACGTTCAATGTCTTTCCCTTGGTGCCCACCCTCGAAGGCCAGTACATCATCAAAAATCTGGTGTTGGTGTCGGCCGGACTCGTCATCGGCGCGGCGTCGCGGGGCGGCCGCATCATTTATGACCCGGGGGCGCTGGCAGTGGCCGAGCGCCTCCAAAGTCTGCGCGGGCGCTACCGCCGCCGCTTTCACCGCGATCCCTAA